The sequence GTGACTCTTGTGCGTCAAGCCGAATGGTCCACACCGACTCTTCCGTGGTGGCGGCATCCGGTTGGGCCAAGGGAGTGAAGGAGGGGGTGATCGGGGGGCTTCCCGCGACCTGATACGGTGGATGGCGCAAATCCGACGTCCTTTAAGGTCCGTCCCGTGAGGCGGAGAAGGAGGTCCGTTTCGTATGGACAAGCACGACTCGTCTGCGCACCCGCAGGCGTCCGATGCGCGGCCCGTTCTCGAGGGCCCCGACATCGCGCGGGTACTGACCCGCATCGCCCACGAGATCGTCGAGCGCGCCAAGGGCGCCGACGACGTGGTGCTCCTCGGCATTCCCACCCGGGGCGTCTTCCTCGCCCAGCGGCTCGCCGTCAAGCTGGAGCAGGTCACCGACCGCAAGATCCCGGTCGGCTCGCTCGACATCACCATGTACCGCGACGACCTGCGCATGCACCCGCCGCGCGCGCTGGCCCGCACCGAGATCCCCGGTGACGGCATCGACGGCAAGCTGGTCGTCCTCGTCGACGACGTGCTCTTCTCCGGCCGCACCATCCGGGCCGCCCTGGACGCCCTGAACGACATCGGGCGCCCGCGCGCGGTGCAGCTCGCGGTCCTGGTCGACCGGGGCCATCGCGAACTGCCGATCCGCGCCGACTACGTCGGCAAGAACCTCCCCACGTCGTTGCGGGAGACGGTCAAGGTCCAGCTCGCCGAGGAGGACGGTCGCGACACCGTGCTGCTCGGCGTGAAGCAGACCGGCCAGTAGCCAATCAGG comes from Streptomyces sp. FXJ1.172 and encodes:
- the pyrR gene encoding bifunctional pyr operon transcriptional regulator/uracil phosphoribosyltransferase PyrR, whose protein sequence is MDKHDSSAHPQASDARPVLEGPDIARVLTRIAHEIVERAKGADDVVLLGIPTRGVFLAQRLAVKLEQVTDRKIPVGSLDITMYRDDLRMHPPRALARTEIPGDGIDGKLVVLVDDVLFSGRTIRAALDALNDIGRPRAVQLAVLVDRGHRELPIRADYVGKNLPTSLRETVKVQLAEEDGRDTVLLGVKQTGQ